In Primulina huaijiensis isolate GDHJ02 chromosome 16, ASM1229523v2, whole genome shotgun sequence, a single genomic region encodes these proteins:
- the LOC140961011 gene encoding uncharacterized protein, translating to MAFVLSRRIAILKSVANTHSFSCCIQFFSDRTAGFFCHEREYSVTSRIHLSPLFMDNDAGLKDCKIELMDDETWRVSLGLKDAWIANEKLEVFKTRPLFRGQDNDGGIQVVNSVTLNVDGHDFDDMRICRNLFNELNKDSKEYEEYKFDFHRRKSLKEGKNNNKSKENKKKETSSPKSISGVEETSKKDRLTKMKKSKDDKTEILDKNRLMMYRFRELGDLSAIKKQRVPTFNQLTAPYHEPFCLDIYISKGLVRACIIHRATSNIVAVSHSISKDMKFELGSTKNRSACASVGAVLARRSLADEIHIVIYTPKKGEKSEEKVQIVLKSIVDGGIDVKVKRKQMNSKKGSIFGLRTRDQK from the coding sequence ATGGCATTTGTACTCTCGAGAAGAATCGCCATCTTGAAATCGGTGGCGAATACTCATTCGTTCTCATGCtgtattcaatttttttcagaTAGAACCGCGGGATTTTTCTGTCATGAAAGGGAATATTCTGTTACTAGTAGGATCCATCTTTCGCCATTGTTCATGGATAATGATGCTGGCTTGAAGGACTGCAAGATCGAACTCATGGATGATGAAACCTGGCGAGTTTCTTTGGGGTTAAAGGATGCTTGGATAGCCAATGAGAAGCTTGAAGTATTTAAAACCAGGCCTTTGTTTCGCGGTCAAGATAACGATGGTGGTATTCAGGTGGTGAATTCTGTCACTTTAAATGTGGATGggcatgattttgatgatatgAGGATTTGCCGAAATTTGTTCAATGAGCTTAACAAGGATTCCAAAGAGTACGAAGAATATAAATTTGATTTCCATAGGAGGAaatctttgaaggaggggaagAATAACAACAAAAGCAAAGagaacaaaaagaaagaaacttCAAGTCCGAAATCCATTTCTGGGGTTGAAGAAACATCAAAGAAGGATCGCCTGACAAAAATGAAGAAAAGTAAAGATGATAAAACTGAAATTCTTGACAAGAATAGACTCATGATGTATCGGTTTCGCGAATTGGGAGACTTAAGTGCCATAAAGAAGCAAAGAGTTCCCACTTTCAATCAGTTGACGGCTCCCTATCACGAGCCATTTTGCTTGGATATATACATATCAAAAGGCTTGGTACGTGCTTGCATCATTCACCGGGCGACTAGCAATATTGTAGCCGTGTCACATTCTATTTCCAAGGATATGAAATTCGAATTGGGGTCCACTAAGAATAGAAGTGCTTGTGCTAGCGTTGGTGCAGTGTTGGCTCGAAGATCATTGGCCGATGAAATACATATTGTGATCTACACTCCGAAAAAAGGGGAAAAATCAGAGGAGAAGGTTCAGATTGTGCTTAAATCCATTGTGGATGGTGGGATTGATGTGAAGGTGAAGCGGAAACAGATGAACTCGAAAAAAGGTAGCATCTTTGGATTGAGAACGCGAGATCAAAAGTGA